The Setaria italica strain Yugu1 chromosome IX, Setaria_italica_v2.0, whole genome shotgun sequence genome has a window encoding:
- the LOC101777836 gene encoding 1-acyl-sn-glycerol-3-phosphate acyltransferase 1, chloroplastic isoform X2 has translation MGTLLRPGPAAAAPPIPVTSSSAHAVGGGGFGARSSRHRVSVGAFWTPSPQVLETRWRQRRRDTVVVRSDVVAGGAAAAAGDSTQALSDLQVASRVRGVCFYLVTAVAAIFLFVAMVVVHPLVLLFDRYRRRAQHYIAKIWATLTISMFYKLEVEGMENLPPNNSPAVYVANHQSFLDIYTLLTLGRCFKFISKTSIFMFPIIGWAMYLLGVIPLRRMDSRSQLDCLKRCVDLVGKGASVFFFPEGTRSRDGKLGVFKRGAFSVATKTGAPVIPITLIGTGKLMPSGMEGILNSGSVKVIIHRPIQGKNAETLCSEARNVIADTLLLHGYGVH, from the exons aTGGGGACGCTCCTCCGGCCGgggcccgccgcggccgcgccgccgatcCCCGTCACCTCCTCCTCGGCCCACG CCGTTGGCGGTGGCGGGTTTGGTGCGAGGAGCTCGCGGCATCGGGTGTCGGTGGGGGCCTTCTGGACCCCGAGCCCGCAGGTTCTCGAGAcgaggtggcggcagcggcggagagaTACGGTGGTTGTGCGCTCGGATGTTGTCGCCGGtggcgccgcagccgcagccgggGATTCCACGCAGGCGCTGTCAG ACCTGCAAGTGGCTTCAAGAGTCAGAGGGgtttgcttctatttggtgACTGCAGTTGCAGCAATCTTTTTATTTGTAGCTATGGTTGTGGTTCATCCACTCGTTTTGCTATTTGACCGGTACCGTAGAAGAGCACAGCACTACATTGCGAAGATTTGGGCTACTTTGACAATTTCCATGTTCTACAAGCTTGAGGTTGAGGGAATGGAGAATCTACCTCCAAATAACAGCCCTGCTGTCTACGTTGCTAACCATCAGAGCTTCTTGGATATCTATACCCTTCTAACTCTAGGGAGGTGCTTCAAGTTTATAAGCAAGACCAGTATCTTTATGTTCCCTATTATAGGGTGGGCGATGTATCTCCTGGGTGTGATTCCTCTGCGCCGTATGGACAGCAGGAGCCAGCTG GATTGTCTCAAGCGGTGTGTGGACTTGGTTGGAAAAGGAGCATCTGTATTTTTCTTTCCGGAGGGGACTCGAAGTAGAGATGGCAAGTTAGGTGTATTTAAG AGGGGCGCTTTCAGTGTTGCCACAAAGACCGGTGCTCCTGTGATACCTATTACTCTTATCGGGACTGGGAAATTGATGCCTTCTGGAATGGAAGGCATTCTCAATTCAGGTTCAGTAAAGGTGATTATTCACCGACCTATTCAAGGGAAAAATGCAGAAACATTATGTTCCGAAGCAAGGAATGTGATAGCAGACACTCTTCTTCTACATGGTTATGGAGTGCACTAG
- the LOC101777836 gene encoding 1-acyl-sn-glycerol-3-phosphate acyltransferase 1, chloroplastic isoform X1 — protein sequence MGTLLRPGPAAAAPPIPVTSSSAHVAAVGGGGFGARSSRHRVSVGAFWTPSPQVLETRWRQRRRDTVVVRSDVVAGGAAAAAGDSTQALSDLQVASRVRGVCFYLVTAVAAIFLFVAMVVVHPLVLLFDRYRRRAQHYIAKIWATLTISMFYKLEVEGMENLPPNNSPAVYVANHQSFLDIYTLLTLGRCFKFISKTSIFMFPIIGWAMYLLGVIPLRRMDSRSQLDCLKRCVDLVGKGASVFFFPEGTRSRDGKLGVFKRGAFSVATKTGAPVIPITLIGTGKLMPSGMEGILNSGSVKVIIHRPIQGKNAETLCSEARNVIADTLLLHGYGVH from the exons aTGGGGACGCTCCTCCGGCCGgggcccgccgcggccgcgccgccgatcCCCGTCACCTCCTCCTCGGCCCACG TGGCAGCCGTTGGCGGTGGCGGGTTTGGTGCGAGGAGCTCGCGGCATCGGGTGTCGGTGGGGGCCTTCTGGACCCCGAGCCCGCAGGTTCTCGAGAcgaggtggcggcagcggcggagagaTACGGTGGTTGTGCGCTCGGATGTTGTCGCCGGtggcgccgcagccgcagccgggGATTCCACGCAGGCGCTGTCAG ACCTGCAAGTGGCTTCAAGAGTCAGAGGGgtttgcttctatttggtgACTGCAGTTGCAGCAATCTTTTTATTTGTAGCTATGGTTGTGGTTCATCCACTCGTTTTGCTATTTGACCGGTACCGTAGAAGAGCACAGCACTACATTGCGAAGATTTGGGCTACTTTGACAATTTCCATGTTCTACAAGCTTGAGGTTGAGGGAATGGAGAATCTACCTCCAAATAACAGCCCTGCTGTCTACGTTGCTAACCATCAGAGCTTCTTGGATATCTATACCCTTCTAACTCTAGGGAGGTGCTTCAAGTTTATAAGCAAGACCAGTATCTTTATGTTCCCTATTATAGGGTGGGCGATGTATCTCCTGGGTGTGATTCCTCTGCGCCGTATGGACAGCAGGAGCCAGCTG GATTGTCTCAAGCGGTGTGTGGACTTGGTTGGAAAAGGAGCATCTGTATTTTTCTTTCCGGAGGGGACTCGAAGTAGAGATGGCAAGTTAGGTGTATTTAAG AGGGGCGCTTTCAGTGTTGCCACAAAGACCGGTGCTCCTGTGATACCTATTACTCTTATCGGGACTGGGAAATTGATGCCTTCTGGAATGGAAGGCATTCTCAATTCAGGTTCAGTAAAGGTGATTATTCACCGACCTATTCAAGGGAAAAATGCAGAAACATTATGTTCCGAAGCAAGGAATGTGATAGCAGACACTCTTCTTCTACATGGTTATGGAGTGCACTAG